The following coding sequences are from one Lolium rigidum isolate FL_2022 chromosome 6, APGP_CSIRO_Lrig_0.1, whole genome shotgun sequence window:
- the LOC124659545 gene encoding serine/threonine-protein kinase EDR1-like, whose protein sequence is MDETPTSSGQSEATSCEPSLWPPDFLEKIESVAISRNQEVLADKESRFSLANSRSSSWKASQLLWSTGTYSGFIPNGFYSIIPDKKLKEIFPTIPSLNDLQSLEADGLKPDIIVVDVEKDKKIFMLKQLSGALVKGLNNPALVIKKIAGLVFDCFKGQNPDVSPGRASAEDTHFFGSRGPQLLGQIKHGSCRPRAILFKVLADAVGLESKLVVGLPDEGAVGFVDSYKHMSVVVPLNSMELLVDLMRFPGQLIPFSAKAIFISHISAAGESDSAENDSCDSPLEPNSPLYGLSDKVEAEGIEGSSNLSGRSLRNTMLRSRTFSEGKLSTSCSEPNIANAFWRRSQRRGVAEEPRGASSSPEHPLMRAKGRSILGGERQSFQEYTDVVTSRSDDPGGTTTPNPRRIRRRSISITPEIGDDIVRAVRAMNETLKQNRLQRDHVNDGSCSYIGEDKSNANDGPNDDDKSGRTVATNNGLRNRAGSNQKAMSLPTSPHDYGGENSETSDNCDFISKEKMVFAWNKVLQSSPFNKPLLPFQEWNIDFSELTIGTRVGIGFFGEVFRGIWNGTDVAIKVFLEQDLTTENMEDFCNEIYILSRLRHPNVILFLGACMVPPHLSMVTEYMEMGSLYYLIHMSGQKKRLSWRRRLKIIRDICRGLMCIHRMKIVHRDLKSANCLVNKHWTVKICDFGLSRAMTDSPMTDSSSAGTPEWMAPELIKNEPFSEKCDIFSLGVIMWELCTLSRPWDGISPVQVVYAVANEGSRLEIPEGPLGKLIADCWAEPQDRPSCQEVLTRLLDCEYADS, encoded by the exons ATGGATGAAACACCAACCAGTTCTGGGCAGTCTGAAGCTACTTCATGTGAACCGAGCTTGTGGCCGCCAGACTTTCTGGAGAAGATAGAATCTGTTGCCATATCAAGAAATCAGGAAGTTTTGGCTGATAAAGAATCCCGATTCAGTTTGGCAAATTCAAGGTCCTCGTCCTGGAAGGCTTCTCAATTACTGTGGTCAACAGGAACTTATTCAGGCTTTATTCCTAATGGTTTCTATTCAATCATCCCG GATAAAAAGCTGAAGGAGATTTTCCCAACAATACCATCACTGAATGACCTTCAAAGTCTTGAAGCAGATGGGCTTAAACCTGACATAATTGTTGTAGACGTTGAGAAGGATAAGAAAATTTTCATGTTGAAGCAGCTTAGTGGTGCACTTGTGAAAGGATTGAACAACCCAGCTTTAGTGATAAAGAAGATAGCAGGTTTG GTTTTTGACTGCTTCAAGGGCCAAAATCCTGATGTAAGTCCAGGAAGAGCTTCAGCCGAAGATACCCATTTCTTTGGAAGTAGAGGACCACAACTTCTTGGGCAGATAAAGCATGGATCATGCCGACCCCGAGCCATTCTATTTAAAGTTCTTGCAGATGCTGTTGGCCTTGAGAGCAAACTTGTTGTG GGTCTACCTGATGAGGGTGCAGTTGGATTTGTGGATTCCTACAAACATATGTCTGTGGTAGTTCCGTTGAATTCTATGGAGCTGCTAGTTGATCTCATGAGATTTCCAGGCCAATTGATTCCTTTTTCAGCCAAGGCTATCTTCATATCACATATCTCTGCTGCCGGTGAGAGTGATTCAGCTGAAAATGACTCGTGTGATTCTCCCCTTGAGCCTAATAGCCCTCTATATGGCTTATCTGATAAAGTTGAAGCTGAAGG AATTGAAGGCTCATCAAATCTATCTGGGCGTTCATTGCGTAATACAATGTTGAGATCAAGAACATTTTCAGAGGGGAAACTAAG CACGTCATGTAGTGAGCCAAACATAGCAAATGCCTTTTGGAGGCGAAGCCAGAGGAGAGGAGTCGCTGAAGAACCTCGTGGTGCTAGTTCAAG TCCCGAGCATCCATTAATGAGGGCAAAAGGAAGATCTATACTTGGCGGTGAGAGGCAATCGTTTCAGGAATACACAGATGTAGTTACATCAAG ATCAGATGATCCGGGTGGCACTACTACACCTAACCCTAGAAGAATAAGACGAAGAAGCATTAGCATCACACCTGAGATTGGAGATGACATTGTGAG GGCAGTTCGGGCTATGAATGAAACACTAAAGCAGAATCGCCTCCAAAGGGATCATGTTAATGATGGGTCATGTTCATATATTGGGGAGGACAAAAGCAATGCAAATGACGGCCCAAATGAT GATGATAAGTCTGGGAGAACTGTTGCTACCAACAATGGCTTGAGAAACCGAGCTGGTTCTAATCAGAAAGCTATGTCATTGCCTACTTCTCCTCATGACTATGGGGGTGAAAACTCCGAAACAAGCGATAATTGTGATTTTATAAGCAAAGAGAAGATGGTATTCGCATGGAACAAGGTTTTGCAAAGCTCTCCCTTTAATAAGCCTTTGTTGCCTTTTCAAGAGTGGAACATAGATTTCTCTGAGCTCACAATTGGTACACGGGTTGGAATAG GATTCTTTGGAGAGGTTTTCCGGGGTATATGGAATGGTACTGATGTCGCTATCAAAGTATTTCTGGAGCAGGATCTGACTACTGAAAACATGGAAGATTTTTGCAATGAGATATACATCCTGAG CCGGCTGCGACATCCAAATG TAATTTTGTTTCTTGGGGCATGCATGGTGCCTCCTCACCTGTCAATGGTTACTGAATATATGGAAATGGGATCACTGTACTATCTCATCCATATGAGTGGTCAGAAAAAGAGGCTCAGTTGGCGTAGGAGGCTGAAAATTATACGTGATATATGCAG GGGGTTGATGTGCATACACCGCATGAAGATAGTTCACAGGGACCTGAAAAGTGCCAACTGTCTGGTGAACAAGCACTGGACTGTCAAGATATGCGACTTTGGCCTTTCCCGAGCAATGACAGATAGTCCTATGACTGATAGCTCCTCTGCTGGCACGCCAGAATGGATGGCCCCTGAGCTCATAAAGAACGAACCCTTCTCAGAAAAATGTGACATTTTCAGCCTTGGTGTGATAATGTGGGAGCTGTGTACATTGAGCCGCCCATGGGATGGGATCTCCCCAGTTCAA GTGGTGTATGCAGTTGCTAATGAAGGGTCACGACTTGAAATTCCCGAAGGACCTCTTGGCAAGTTAATTGCAG ATTGCTGGGCCGAGCCCCAGGATCGACCAAGCTGCCAGGAGGTCCTCACTCGCTTGCTTGACTGCGAATACGCTGACAGCTGA